In Fundidesulfovibrio magnetotacticus, a single window of DNA contains:
- a CDS encoding methyl-accepting chemotaxis protein, producing the protein MASLSLRTFFAGIVCVGVLAVMTAMTLYVVYSSKRSTLEMQTATMRTINTNLADSLGDFVERGRSEAAFLAKSRSTQQYLSGADPEGLRVLLANSAGRSGLMDSVFVFDTKGVASMVHDASGREQRPVDLSDREYVRRVLAGEDATTLIPLKSRISSKPVVIFAAPVRLDGGIKGGVAVAMSVENLLARQIDGIKVGGRGYPYVLDGKGMVALHPKRDLMGRDLSTMPFVAASLKSPEGYQTYEWEGLDKIQVWRKVRDSDWVVVTSAYVEDLAAGANAQRDAMIWAGLLAAALLIAAMAWAANRIVIAPLRRLSEHAARIREGRYDAAPEGRFRFEFAPLADNIQALALEIKQKLGFSQGVVAGLTTPFFICDENDRVVACNQPLVELFALGGTSGDHIGTEAAALVGKPAETLLARRCRLSGQSIRDHEQVLTNRRGETLSVKADCAPITDLDGAFIGTITLVTDLTAIRRQQDELRLQRDAMADAAMQASEVAGRLGALSRELAVQVGQASRGAADQNSLVECASTAVEQMGEAVRDVARNAEDAATTGQQAREKALSGARVVSSVGAAVEDVLGAAEALKTDMRELGVHAEGIGRIMAVISDIADQTNLLALNAAIEAARAGEAGRGFAVVADEVRKLAEKTMSATQEVALAVDAIQQGTRRSLAGVDRTGGSVQAASEHAGRSAEALAGIVTLTDASAEQVRSIAAAAHQQSAAAGEMRRSVEAVRQLSQEVAKAMSAGTEAVEDLAGQAGSLERVVERLTLLSREDAALATGAVPPSRNVGRLMGALPAGPKQ; encoded by the coding sequence ATGGCTTCCCTGAGCCTGCGCACCTTTTTCGCGGGCATCGTCTGCGTCGGCGTGCTCGCCGTCATGACCGCGATGACCCTTTACGTGGTCTACAGCTCCAAGCGGTCCACCCTGGAGATGCAAACGGCCACCATGCGCACCATCAACACGAACCTGGCCGACTCCCTGGGCGATTTCGTGGAGCGCGGCCGCAGCGAGGCAGCCTTCCTGGCCAAAAGCCGTTCCACCCAGCAATACCTCTCCGGCGCCGACCCCGAGGGTCTGCGGGTTCTCCTGGCCAATTCCGCGGGGCGCTCCGGGCTCATGGATTCGGTCTTCGTCTTCGACACGAAAGGTGTCGCCTCGATGGTGCACGACGCCTCCGGCCGCGAGCAGCGGCCCGTGGACCTCTCCGACCGCGAGTACGTGCGACGGGTGCTTGCCGGGGAGGACGCCACGACGCTCATACCCCTCAAAAGCCGCATCAGCTCCAAGCCGGTGGTGATCTTCGCGGCCCCCGTACGCCTGGACGGCGGCATCAAGGGCGGAGTTGCCGTGGCCATGAGCGTGGAAAACCTGCTCGCGCGCCAAATCGACGGCATCAAGGTGGGCGGGCGCGGCTATCCCTACGTTCTCGACGGCAAGGGCATGGTGGCCCTCCACCCGAAACGGGACCTCATGGGGCGCGACTTGTCCACCATGCCCTTCGTGGCGGCCTCGCTCAAGAGCCCTGAAGGATATCAGACCTACGAGTGGGAGGGTCTGGACAAGATCCAGGTGTGGCGCAAGGTGCGCGACTCGGACTGGGTGGTGGTCACCTCGGCCTACGTTGAGGATCTCGCGGCCGGGGCCAACGCCCAGCGCGACGCCATGATCTGGGCCGGACTGCTGGCGGCGGCGCTGCTCATCGCCGCCATGGCCTGGGCCGCGAACCGCATCGTGATCGCGCCCCTGCGACGCCTTTCGGAGCACGCGGCCCGTATCCGCGAGGGCCGCTACGACGCCGCCCCTGAAGGCCGCTTCCGCTTCGAGTTCGCCCCCCTGGCCGACAACATCCAGGCCTTGGCCCTGGAGATCAAGCAGAAACTCGGCTTCAGCCAGGGCGTGGTGGCCGGACTGACCACACCCTTCTTCATCTGCGACGAGAACGACCGCGTGGTGGCCTGCAACCAGCCTCTCGTGGAGCTCTTTGCCCTGGGCGGCACCTCCGGGGACCACATCGGAACCGAAGCGGCCGCCCTGGTGGGCAAGCCCGCCGAAACGCTCCTCGCCCGGCGCTGCCGCCTTTCCGGCCAGTCCATCCGGGACCACGAACAGGTTCTGACCAACAGACGCGGCGAGACGCTCTCCGTCAAGGCAGACTGCGCGCCCATCACCGACCTGGACGGAGCGTTCATCGGCACCATCACCCTCGTCACAGACCTCACCGCCATCCGTCGCCAGCAGGACGAGTTGCGCCTGCAGCGCGACGCCATGGCTGACGCGGCCATGCAGGCCTCCGAGGTGGCGGGACGCCTCGGAGCGCTCTCCCGGGAGTTGGCCGTGCAGGTCGGCCAGGCCAGCAGGGGGGCCGCCGACCAGAACTCGCTGGTGGAATGCGCCTCGACCGCCGTGGAACAGATGGGCGAGGCCGTGCGGGACGTGGCCCGCAACGCCGAGGACGCCGCGACGACGGGCCAACAGGCGCGGGAAAAGGCCCTGTCCGGAGCCAGGGTGGTTTCGAGCGTGGGAGCCGCCGTGGAGGACGTGCTCGGGGCAGCGGAGGCGCTCAAGACCGACATGCGGGAACTGGGCGTGCACGCGGAGGGCATCGGGAGGATCATGGCGGTGATCTCGGACATCGCCGACCAGACGAACCTGCTGGCTCTGAACGCCGCCATCGAGGCCGCCCGCGCGGGCGAGGCCGGGAGGGGTTTCGCCGTCGTGGCCGACGAGGTGCGCAAGCTGGCGGAAAAGACCATGAGCGCCACCCAGGAAGTGGCCCTTGCCGTGGACGCCATCCAGCAGGGCACGCGCCGTTCGCTGGCAGGGGTGGACCGCACGGGCGGCTCCGTGCAGGCGGCTTCGGAACATGCCGGACGCTCCGCTGAGGCGCTGGCCGGAATCGTGACGCTGACCGACGCCTCCGCCGAACAGGTCCGTTCCATCGCGGCGGCGGCGCATCAGCAGTCGGCAGCGGCGGGCGAAATGCGGCGCAGCGTCGAGGCGGTGCGCCAGCTTAGCCAGGAGGTGGCGAAGGCCATGTCGGCCGGAACGGAGGCCGTCGAGGATCTGGCCGGCCAGGCCGGGTCCCTCGAACGTGTGGTCGAGCGCCTGACGCTCCTTTCGCGGGAGGACGCGGCGCTCGCAACCGGCGCGGTCCCTCCGAGCCGCAACGTCGGCCGTCTCATGGGCGCGCTCCCGGCAGGGCCCAAGCAGTAA
- a CDS encoding HD domain-containing phosphohydrolase: MQGLGPRILLVDDEPGVLEVCAESLADLAQTVSTARDGLQAMEHLREGSFDLVVSDLRMPGASGVDLLRTMNSSAPDTDLIVLTGYGTIESAVECVRLGAVNYLLKPFKVEDLRAAVIKAFTERSLRVRAGAGGLSRMLALSAALSARQEARALVKEFLAQVSQAFAPDGIAFFSHGSDRSDGQRHIFLGPYFRENPGVRTWFESLSAGLARKGRPMLFEEQLLRDAFAAQEARPPISALGAPLTFSEGSGAVVALRAAGSAPYGVEDLKLFTLFASHASVCFESTRACTRLKAVNEEIVFSLVHAVEAKDTYTRGHSERVSRYAVKLARHLKLPTREVDLARTAGMLHDIGKIGVPDNILNKAGPLDESELPVMRQHPAIARTILGKVESLGSVLPVVYHHHERFDGTGYPDGLAGESIPFLARLVSVVDGFEAMTSDRAYHRGRALETARDILRQGAGSQWDPVFVHSWLELLDKPSAA; this comes from the coding sequence ATGCAAGGCCTTGGGCCGAGAATCCTGCTCGTGGACGACGAGCCCGGCGTTCTGGAGGTTTGCGCGGAGTCCCTGGCCGATCTGGCCCAAACCGTCAGCACGGCCCGCGACGGCCTCCAGGCCATGGAGCACCTGCGCGAGGGCTCGTTCGACCTCGTGGTGAGCGACCTGCGCATGCCCGGAGCCTCCGGGGTCGACCTTCTGCGAACGATGAACTCCTCGGCCCCGGACACGGACCTCATTGTGCTCACGGGATACGGCACCATCGAAAGCGCGGTGGAGTGCGTGCGCCTGGGCGCGGTGAACTACCTGCTCAAGCCCTTCAAGGTGGAAGACCTGCGCGCCGCGGTCATCAAGGCCTTCACGGAGCGCTCCCTGCGCGTGCGGGCGGGCGCGGGCGGGCTTTCGCGCATGCTGGCCCTTTCGGCCGCGCTTTCGGCCCGCCAGGAGGCCCGGGCGCTGGTCAAGGAGTTCCTGGCCCAGGTGAGTCAGGCCTTCGCTCCCGACGGCATCGCCTTCTTCTCCCACGGGTCCGACCGCTCCGACGGCCAGCGCCACATCTTCCTGGGCCCCTACTTCCGGGAGAATCCCGGCGTGCGGACCTGGTTCGAGTCGCTTTCGGCGGGTCTTGCGCGCAAGGGGCGCCCCATGCTCTTCGAGGAACAGCTGCTGCGCGACGCCTTTGCCGCCCAGGAGGCGCGCCCGCCCATTTCGGCCTTGGGCGCGCCGCTCACCTTCTCGGAGGGCTCCGGGGCGGTGGTGGCGCTTCGCGCGGCCGGCTCGGCCCCTTACGGAGTGGAAGACCTCAAGCTTTTCACGCTCTTTGCCTCCCACGCCTCGGTCTGTTTCGAGTCCACGCGGGCCTGCACGCGTCTCAAGGCCGTCAACGAGGAGATCGTCTTCTCCCTGGTGCACGCCGTGGAGGCCAAGGACACCTACACGCGGGGCCACTCCGAGCGCGTGAGCCGCTACGCCGTGAAGCTGGCCCGCCACCTGAAACTGCCCACCCGGGAGGTGGATTTGGCGCGCACGGCGGGCATGCTCCACGACATCGGCAAGATCGGCGTGCCCGACAACATCCTCAACAAGGCCGGACCGCTCGACGAGTCCGAGCTGCCCGTGATGCGCCAGCACCCCGCCATCGCGCGCACCATCCTGGGCAAGGTGGAGAGCCTGGGGTCCGTGCTCCCCGTGGTCTACCACCACCACGAGCGCTTCGACGGCACGGGCTATCCCGACGGCCTCGCCGGGGAGAGTATCCCCTTCCTGGCCAGGCTGGTGAGCGTTGTGGACGGCTTCGAGGCCATGACCTCCGACCGCGCCTACCACAGGGGCCGCGCCCTGGAGACCGCCCGCGACATCCTGCGCCAGGGCGCGGGGAGCCAATGGGATCCGGTGTTTGTTCACTCCTGGCTGGAGCTTCTGGACAAGCCCTCCGCGGCCTGA
- a CDS encoding P-loop NTPase, with protein sequence MNRVLAVGSGKGGTGKTSVSVNLALALGRLGRRVCLLDADLGLSNVDVLLGVTPEWTLEHVLFDGVPLEQAAIPAAPGVDVIPGGSGVARLADLDRPARLAMAREFSKLAGYHYLVVDGSPGVSAQVVSLFLSCPELLLVTNPDPAALTDAYALVKVLSGNGLRRAPSLVVNRVSGPEQGRDIFERLRRAMARHLSLDLRYAGHVPRDHHVAAAAARQRALVKLFPAAPAARALMELAGRLDTAGAPPGTDPAGALAFAKALQVRMREAAQASGAPSAGPDAVRALDDALSLLDSLGPAAGPGDLERLRALVVRARTGLDLPARRERPGGRDGAGVAVISSDESIGQILAESLRASGMEVNPDGAGRTEAAVVYWRGDPDGLARRMAGLGEAGLVFVRSVASHDAPPVWRGATEVMDMPFRVEDLAGAVRRMASRGQGKH encoded by the coding sequence ATGAACCGCGTCCTTGCCGTGGGCAGCGGCAAGGGCGGCACGGGCAAGACGAGCGTCTCCGTGAACCTGGCCCTTGCCCTGGGACGCCTTGGCCGCCGGGTCTGCCTGTTGGACGCGGACCTGGGCCTTTCCAACGTGGACGTGCTCCTGGGCGTCACCCCGGAGTGGACCCTCGAACACGTGCTCTTCGACGGCGTGCCCCTGGAGCAGGCCGCCATACCTGCGGCCCCGGGCGTGGACGTGATCCCAGGCGGTTCCGGCGTGGCCCGGCTGGCCGACCTGGACCGCCCCGCGCGCCTGGCCATGGCCCGCGAATTTTCCAAACTGGCGGGCTACCACTATCTGGTGGTGGACGGCTCGCCGGGCGTCTCGGCCCAGGTGGTCTCGCTGTTCCTCTCCTGCCCGGAGCTGCTGCTGGTGACCAACCCCGACCCCGCGGCCCTCACCGACGCCTACGCCCTGGTGAAGGTGCTCTCGGGCAACGGCCTGCGCCGCGCCCCGTCCCTGGTGGTCAACCGCGTGAGCGGCCCGGAGCAGGGCCGCGACATCTTCGAGCGCCTGCGCCGGGCCATGGCCCGCCACCTCTCCCTGGACCTGCGCTATGCCGGCCACGTGCCGCGCGACCACCACGTGGCCGCCGCCGCCGCGCGCCAACGGGCCCTGGTGAAGCTCTTCCCGGCGGCCCCGGCGGCCCGCGCCCTCATGGAACTGGCCGGACGCCTGGACACGGCGGGCGCGCCCCCGGGCACGGACCCGGCAGGAGCCCTGGCCTTCGCCAAGGCCCTGCAAGTGCGCATGCGGGAGGCTGCCCAGGCCTCGGGCGCGCCATCCGCCGGGCCGGATGCCGTGCGCGCCTTGGACGATGCCCTCTCTCTGCTGGATTCCCTTGGCCCGGCGGCCGGGCCGGGTGACCTGGAACGCCTGCGCGCCCTGGTGGTTCGGGCGCGCACGGGCCTTGATCTTCCCGCGCGCCGGGAGCGCCCCGGGGGGCGCGACGGCGCGGGCGTGGCGGTGATCAGCTCCGACGAGTCCATCGGGCAGATCCTGGCCGAGAGCCTTCGGGCCTCGGGCATGGAGGTGAACCCGGACGGGGCCGGGCGCACCGAGGCTGCCGTGGTCTACTGGCGGGGCGACCCCGACGGCCTGGCCCGGCGCATGGCGGGTCTGGGCGAAGCGGGGTTGGTTTTCGTGCGCTCCGTGGCCTCCCACGATGCGCCGCCGGTCTGGCGCGGGGCCACGGAGGTGATGGACATGCCCTTCCGCGTGGAGGACCTGGCCGGGGCGGTGCGCCGCATGGCGTCGCGCGGCCAGGGTAAGCACTGA
- a CDS encoding EAL domain-containing protein produces the protein MSVTALHRCVIALLVAFFTATTWLYVDNSARTADAVMTFIRQQAGTSARLQSAGESLIQARQLYTYIATDRSAQLGDPVNIIDALTRRALGLVPEHRAAFAPVETTLSTLRAGLLRMDEMRQADEFSDAMTALTDEVKRHLALALMQGEMAAASGEFPEGFSTFLNNALQALGRIANAYLRARPDRLPVFTNLMGKIQEDVARLLDDHENGLDQAALETLAADLLTIRTNVPRIRDTNNDPNFQNYTNKSMADELRRRWDSAMLAVQNARQDHARRMDEEALMRVARIRSAVNTFELASGAILVLALAALFAAGRAVSRRVRELRRGAALLSTGHLDHRISQAARDDFGKLAEEFNALAEGLQSEKERTREALHALELSRGELDARVRERTAELTRALESLRLMDSVFSHSSQGVVICDADLRIVDANPAASRITGHPREDLLGRLPGDFCVPGEVDRLRAALHDALDRQGRFEAELDIVARDGRRVPLHFLMARLGGEAEGPSHSIGIFQDLSLQREAEKRLAVQSMRDPLTGLPNRALLFRESARRMVAADPEHPVLAMLLMDLDNFKTLNDSLGHAEGDRLLREVAHRLTTEAGAGALVARLGGDEFAVLSERLEDEGHALELARRLHASFAPLFQTAEGLYRANASMGMAVFPKDGDSPDLLFKNADMALNRAKSHGKGLIEVYTRQLADQVLARAALERDIHAAVAGRHFEVHYQPIVRVDQPVIAGAEALLRWRREGELISPGVFIPMCEEMNFIQDITVLLLDAVARDVAAWRAEGQTPHVSVNISAVQFSDPSFHERLAHILAARSMPREQLGLEITETAIMSKPELAANTLRHLREQGHTVSIDDFGTGYSSLRNLQRFPLTTLKIDRQFISGLGSRETRAIVKASIAMAKGLGLSVVAEGVERPEELDFLRDCRCDFYQGFLFSPAVTAQDFLALLLRQQSGTLVQEETFLLPPLLH, from the coding sequence CTATGTTGACAACTCCGCGCGCACGGCCGATGCGGTCATGACCTTCATCCGCCAACAGGCGGGAACCAGCGCCCGGCTCCAGAGCGCCGGGGAATCGCTCATCCAGGCCCGGCAGCTCTACACCTACATCGCCACCGACCGGTCCGCTCAACTGGGCGATCCCGTCAACATCATCGACGCCCTGACGCGCCGCGCCCTCGGCCTGGTTCCCGAACACCGCGCCGCCTTCGCCCCCGTGGAGACCACCCTGTCCACCCTGCGCGCCGGTCTGCTGCGCATGGACGAAATGCGCCAGGCCGACGAGTTCTCCGACGCCATGACCGCGCTGACGGACGAGGTGAAACGCCATCTGGCCCTGGCGCTCATGCAAGGCGAAATGGCCGCGGCCTCCGGCGAGTTTCCCGAGGGCTTCTCCACCTTCCTGAACAACGCGCTCCAGGCGCTGGGGCGCATCGCCAACGCCTACCTGCGCGCGCGCCCCGACAGGCTCCCCGTGTTCACGAACCTCATGGGAAAGATCCAGGAAGACGTGGCGAGGCTCCTGGACGACCACGAAAACGGCCTGGATCAGGCCGCCCTGGAGACCCTGGCTGCTGACCTGCTGACCATCCGCACCAACGTCCCCCGCATTCGCGACACCAACAACGACCCCAATTTCCAGAACTACACCAACAAGAGCATGGCCGACGAATTGCGCCGCCGCTGGGACTCGGCAATGCTCGCCGTGCAGAACGCCCGGCAGGACCACGCAAGGCGCATGGACGAGGAAGCCCTGATGCGCGTGGCCCGCATCCGCTCCGCCGTGAACACCTTCGAGCTGGCCTCCGGCGCGATCCTGGTCCTGGCCTTGGCGGCCCTCTTCGCGGCCGGCCGGGCGGTGTCGCGGCGTGTCCGCGAGCTGCGGCGCGGCGCGGCCCTGCTCTCGACCGGTCACCTGGATCACCGCATTTCCCAGGCCGCCCGCGACGACTTCGGCAAGCTGGCCGAAGAGTTCAACGCCCTGGCCGAGGGGCTGCAGTCCGAAAAGGAGCGCACCCGCGAGGCCTTGCACGCCCTGGAGCTCTCGCGCGGAGAACTCGACGCCCGCGTGCGCGAGCGCACCGCAGAGCTGACACGCGCCCTGGAGAGCCTGCGCCTGATGGACTCCGTGTTCTCCCACTCCTCCCAGGGCGTGGTGATCTGCGACGCGGACCTGCGCATCGTGGACGCCAACCCGGCGGCCTCGCGCATCACGGGGCACCCCCGGGAGGACCTCCTGGGACGCCTCCCCGGCGACTTCTGCGTCCCCGGCGAGGTGGACCGCCTGCGCGCCGCCCTGCACGACGCCCTGGACCGGCAAGGACGCTTCGAGGCGGAGCTCGACATCGTGGCAAGGGACGGCCGCCGCGTCCCCCTGCACTTCCTCATGGCCCGCCTGGGCGGCGAGGCCGAAGGCCCAAGCCACTCCATCGGCATCTTCCAGGACCTGTCGCTTCAGCGCGAGGCCGAAAAGCGCCTGGCCGTCCAGTCCATGCGCGACCCCCTCACGGGCCTGCCCAACCGGGCCCTGCTCTTCCGGGAGAGCGCCCGGCGCATGGTGGCGGCCGATCCGGAGCACCCCGTCCTGGCCATGCTGCTCATGGACCTGGACAACTTCAAGACCCTGAACGACAGCCTGGGGCACGCCGAAGGCGACCGCCTCCTGCGCGAAGTGGCCCACCGGCTGACCACGGAAGCGGGCGCAGGGGCGCTGGTGGCCCGCCTTGGCGGCGACGAGTTCGCGGTGCTCTCCGAACGCCTGGAGGACGAAGGCCACGCGCTGGAACTGGCCAGGCGGCTCCACGCCAGCTTCGCCCCCCTCTTTCAGACCGCCGAAGGCCTCTACCGGGCCAACGCCAGCATGGGCATGGCCGTCTTTCCCAAGGACGGCGACTCCCCAGACCTGCTCTTCAAGAACGCCGACATGGCCCTCAACCGCGCCAAAAGCCACGGCAAGGGCCTCATCGAGGTCTACACCCGCCAGCTGGCCGACCAGGTGCTGGCCCGGGCCGCCCTGGAGCGAGACATCCACGCCGCCGTGGCGGGACGCCATTTCGAGGTGCACTACCAACCCATCGTGCGGGTGGACCAGCCCGTCATCGCCGGGGCCGAGGCCCTGCTGCGCTGGCGGCGCGAAGGCGAACTCATCTCCCCGGGCGTGTTCATCCCCATGTGCGAGGAGATGAACTTCATCCAGGACATCACCGTCCTCCTCCTGGACGCCGTGGCCCGGGACGTGGCCGCCTGGCGCGCCGAGGGCCAGACGCCCCACGTGAGCGTGAACATCTCCGCCGTGCAGTTCTCCGACCCCTCCTTCCACGAGCGCCTGGCGCACATCCTGGCCGCGCGCTCCATGCCCCGGGAGCAGCTGGGCCTGGAGATCACCGAGACGGCCATCATGAGCAAGCCCGAACTGGCCGCCAACACCCTGCGCCACCTCCGCGAGCAGGGCCACACCGTCTCCATCGACGACTTCGGGACCGGCTATTCCTCCCTGCGCAACCTCCAGCGCTTCCCCCTGACCACCCTGAAGATCGACCGCCAGTTCATCAGCGGCCTGGGTTCCCGGGAGACGCGGGCCATCGTCAAGGCCTCCATCGCCATGGCCAAGGGCTTGGGGCTCTCGGTGGTGGCCGAGGGCGTGGAACGCCCCGAGGAGCTGGACTTCCTGCGCGACTGCCGCTGCGACTTCTACCAGGGATTCCTCTTCAGCCCCGCCGTCACCGCCCAGGATTTCCTGGCCCTGCTCCTGCGCCAGCAGTCCGGGACGCTCGTGCAGGAGGAGACGTTCCTCCTGCCGCCCCTGCTGCACTGA
- a CDS encoding HDOD domain-containing protein, with amino-acid sequence MDQPDTRRQADRVRALVEGLDRLPSAPASASRLLEVAASDAPSPKDLTQAVEADPAVSVHILRLANSAEFNRAQKVDDVRQAVMLLGAETVRTAALCVCVREGLFKDFGAGDPAVSDVWRHSLACACAARMLAEKVRPNLAGAAFASGLLHDCGKLALLACAPGETAKLYADEFLSGRRLVRAEQEALGADHCLAGKWLLERWGLPASLAESAWMHHQPPQALLAAGAAGLIPLFTALADRIAHESMGLAAPSQDEGESLAAARELGLDKAALAEIRGGLGRRFAELSGLFAMPQDAAGFYFDALARANRRLGDTGLGLAGRARSQERDARALRHVAQAGLELAKAESDDAVLKALARCLRDRFGASSGLACLLEDDGRVLRGRLWSEAGEGPVRVPLDDSGAPQEPGALPWPYGELARGMRIRSAALPGPEGPPVHFQHGVATVAVRENGLGAGELLFAPGSGHVEPEMRGAVGLLAQLAAQAFRRLDLADSRERRGERLALMMRSMQEMNDKLLKTQRLAAVGQLAAGAAHEINNPLAIISARAQLLEMRESDPAKKKGLRQMVEQIDRIGAILTSLMDFARPAPPRMELMNPRECLERVLALVESGLAAQNIRLERDYAPDVPDIRADAHQMEQVLLNLALNAQHAMEEGGGVLRAGLRRLTASDAVAFTVSDTGTGITPGNLERIFDPFFTTKPEGKGTGLGLSTAWGIVTAHGGTIAVDTEPGRGSLFTVTLPRDLSARPVLADETSARREEAAVLVADDEAHIREILRESLESRGFATRTASDGEEALRLLREGRYRLLILDIRMPGRDGLSLLRESATFAGPDMPVLVLTGMATEEEQAQAIKLGAAACMRKPFQVERLLAEVERLTGRGG; translated from the coding sequence ATGGATCAACCCGACACCAGGCGTCAGGCCGACAGGGTGCGAGCCCTGGTGGAGGGCCTGGACAGGCTTCCCTCGGCCCCGGCCTCCGCCTCCCGCCTCCTGGAAGTTGCCGCCTCCGACGCTCCCTCCCCCAAGGATCTCACCCAGGCCGTGGAGGCTGACCCGGCAGTGAGCGTGCACATCCTGCGCCTGGCCAACTCCGCCGAGTTCAACCGCGCCCAGAAGGTGGACGACGTGCGCCAGGCCGTGATGCTCCTGGGCGCGGAGACCGTGCGCACCGCCGCCCTGTGCGTGTGCGTGCGCGAAGGGCTCTTCAAGGATTTCGGCGCGGGCGATCCTGCCGTGTCCGATGTCTGGCGCCACAGCCTGGCCTGCGCCTGCGCCGCGCGCATGCTTGCCGAAAAGGTCCGCCCGAATCTGGCGGGCGCGGCCTTCGCCTCCGGGCTCCTGCACGATTGCGGCAAGCTGGCGCTCCTGGCCTGCGCCCCCGGCGAGACGGCGAAGCTCTACGCCGACGAGTTCCTCTCCGGCCGACGCCTGGTGCGCGCCGAGCAGGAGGCCCTGGGGGCGGACCACTGCCTGGCCGGCAAGTGGCTCCTGGAGCGCTGGGGCCTGCCCGCCAGCCTGGCCGAGTCGGCCTGGATGCACCACCAGCCGCCGCAGGCCCTGCTCGCGGCGGGGGCGGCGGGGCTCATCCCCCTGTTCACCGCCCTGGCCGATCGCATCGCCCACGAGTCCATGGGCCTGGCCGCGCCCTCCCAGGACGAGGGCGAGAGCCTGGCCGCCGCCCGCGAACTGGGCCTGGACAAAGCCGCCCTGGCGGAGATTCGCGGCGGATTGGGCAGGCGCTTCGCCGAACTTTCGGGTCTCTTCGCCATGCCCCAGGACGCGGCGGGTTTCTACTTCGACGCCCTGGCCCGGGCCAACCGCAGGCTTGGCGACACGGGCCTGGGGCTGGCCGGGCGCGCCCGCTCCCAGGAGCGCGACGCCCGCGCCCTGCGCCATGTGGCCCAGGCCGGCCTCGAGCTGGCCAAGGCCGAGAGCGATGATGCAGTGCTCAAGGCCCTGGCGCGCTGCCTGCGCGACCGCTTCGGGGCCTCCTCCGGCCTGGCCTGCCTCCTGGAGGACGACGGCCGCGTCCTGCGCGGCAGGCTCTGGAGCGAGGCGGGCGAAGGCCCGGTTCGCGTGCCACTGGACGACTCCGGCGCACCCCAGGAGCCCGGCGCGCTCCCCTGGCCCTACGGCGAACTGGCGCGCGGCATGCGCATCCGGTCCGCCGCGCTGCCCGGTCCCGAGGGGCCGCCTGTGCACTTCCAGCACGGCGTGGCCACGGTGGCCGTGCGCGAGAACGGCCTGGGGGCGGGCGAGCTGCTCTTCGCCCCGGGGTCCGGCCATGTGGAGCCCGAGATGCGCGGGGCCGTGGGCCTGCTGGCCCAGCTGGCCGCCCAGGCCTTTCGCCGCCTGGACCTGGCCGACAGCCGCGAGCGCAGGGGCGAACGCCTGGCCCTGATGATGCGCTCCATGCAGGAGATGAACGACAAGCTCCTCAAAACCCAGCGCCTGGCCGCCGTGGGCCAGCTGGCGGCCGGGGCCGCCCACGAGATCAACAACCCCCTGGCCATCATCTCGGCCCGGGCGCAGCTTCTGGAGATGCGCGAGTCCGACCCGGCCAAAAAGAAGGGCCTGCGCCAGATGGTGGAGCAGATCGATCGCATCGGGGCCATCCTCACGAGCCTCATGGACTTCGCCCGCCCGGCCCCCCCGCGCATGGAACTCATGAACCCCCGCGAGTGCCTGGAGCGCGTGCTGGCCCTGGTGGAGAGCGGCCTCGCCGCCCAGAACATCCGCCTGGAGCGCGACTACGCCCCCGACGTGCCCGACATTCGCGCCGACGCCCACCAGATGGAGCAGGTGCTCCTGAACCTGGCCCTCAACGCCCAGCACGCCATGGAGGAGGGCGGGGGCGTGCTGCGCGCCGGACTGCGCCGCCTGACGGCCTCCGACGCCGTGGCGTTCACCGTCTCCGACACCGGAACGGGCATCACCCCCGGCAACCTGGAGCGCATCTTCGACCCCTTCTTCACCACCAAGCCCGAGGGCAAGGGCACGGGACTCGGGCTTTCCACGGCCTGGGGCATCGTCACGGCCCACGGCGGGACCATCGCCGTGGACACCGAGCCCGGCCGCGGCTCCCTTTTCACCGTAACCCTCCCGCGCGACCTCTCGGCGCGCCCCGTCCTGGCCGACGAAACCTCCGCCCGCCGCGAGGAGGCGGCCGTGCTCGTGGCCGACGACGAGGCCCACATCCGCGAGATCCTGCGCGAATCCCTGGAGTCCCGGGGCTTCGCCACGCGCACGGCCTCCGACGGCGAGGAGGCCCTGCGCCTCCTGCGCGAGGGGCGCTACCGCCTGCTCATCCTGGACATCCGCATGCCGGGGCGCGACGGGCTTTCGCTCCTGCGCGAATCGGCCACCTTCGCCGGGCCGGACATGCCCGTGCTGGTGCTCACGGGCATGGCCACCGAGGAGGAGCAGGCCCAGGCCATCAAGCTGGGAGCGGCCGCCTGCATGCGCAAGCCCTTCCAGGTGGAGCGCCTGCTGGCCGAAGTGGAGCGGCTTACGGGACGCGGCGGATGA
- a CDS encoding cupin domain-containing protein, giving the protein MKKVSVFDEAKFTDLTFHSFLVHDSEHFKIINFNFKAGQHMPVHSHEIEGQLTIVVLSGEGEFLSEDDAIPCKTGDVLVSDIAEPHGVRAVTDMRVLVTIAPPI; this is encoded by the coding sequence ATGAAGAAAGTGAGCGTCTTCGACGAGGCGAAATTCACCGACCTGACCTTCCACAGCTTCCTGGTGCACGACTCCGAGCACTTCAAGATCATCAACTTCAACTTCAAGGCCGGGCAGCACATGCCCGTGCACTCCCACGAGATCGAGGGCCAGCTCACCATCGTGGTGCTCTCGGGCGAGGGCGAGTTCCTCTCAGAGGACGACGCCATCCCCTGCAAGACGGGCGACGTGCTCGTGAGCGACATCGCCGAACCCCACGGCGTTCGCGCCGTCACGGACATGCGCGTGCTGGTGACCATCGCCCCGCCCATCTGA